The Lycium barbarum isolate Lr01 chromosome 4, ASM1917538v2, whole genome shotgun sequence nucleotide sequence TGTTTTATGTCTTTCTACATTTAAAAAGATAGAATCATCAACATAGTCAACATGTTAAACAGGCGGCCACCATGCGCGGGTTTATAAAGGAGAGAATTTCAGAAAGTCATTCTCTCCGATCTTTTCTATCTATCTTTAGAAGTGTAAAGATTCATGGTGTGATTGTCCAGGCTAGGTATAAAGCCAAAACAAGTTAGACCGCACCCTCTCTTCGTGTCTAGGAATTCACAGAGCATGGTTAAGCATATAATTGATTACTCTTTCTACTGCTCTCTGCAGCCATGCAAAACAACAGAGCAATGAACATTATTTGTTATACTACTATATATGCTTATCGTCTGAATGAATTCACCTAAATGAATTCTCTACTACGATACATCCGGTTCAACCAGACCCAAAACTGTAGTATTGTTAAAACAAAGGGAAAACAGaaacaaaattatttttcacGACATCTATCAAGAGAGCTGTTGTTTCACAAAATCTTTTACAATATGTTGGCTCTCCCGGCAGTGGAGAATCTAGGATTTTGACTCAGGGGGTTCggaaaaaacaacaaaagctaaatataaaaaataatgttgttactGGGAATCGAACCTAGGATGCTAGATTCAATTTGAACACCCTGAAtcacttgagctaaccttttgcatttgttcagggtgttcagaagttaatatatgtacataaacacaaaaaatctaccctatacatacactgtaatttttcgccgagggtgttcgggtgaacaccttGGGCAGCCTCTAAATCCGCCCCTGTCTCCCGGGCAGAAGAATGGAGATTTCAGACAAATTAAAAAATAGATAATTGATTTAATCAAACATTCTTATAATGACCTTTAGCATCAAATAAAAAGATCAACAGCATTGCAAGCCTCTGTGACAACTACTTAATTTATTATTTGAGGTAATTAAACAATGTAGACCTTTCATCCACAAAAAAAGACCAAAGAGTGACCTATTTCGCAATGACAGATCTTGATGTTATTCACAAAGCAAGGTAGCAAAATATAACATCTCATGATGCTAATTATCATTTAAAAGGTGGCTTGTAGATCTGCTCATGTTTATAGGTCCAGGAAACGAGAGTTGCAAGAAAATCTAAAAGCGCATGCACAATATATAAAATGCAACGAACAGAAGCTTCATGAGAAACTAAGCTACCATAACATTTGGGATGCCATAAGGGTAAATCCAAAAGAATAGTAATTAGTTACATAGAGAAGTTAAAAGTCATGATTGCATGAGAAGCTTATCAATTTGTAGTCTAGTCACGGAAAGCTCACTGTCGGAAGATAATTACGGAGTTGGTAGAGGATCTTGGGAAATCCAACAATGTCTCAGCCAGTCGAAACAAAAATTTGGACTCACAGTTCATTAAACACCTCTTGCACTTTCTTCTCTTTGATATGATAACGAACTTCTCCAAACCCTTTGCATTCTTTAACATAAATTTTGAAAGTTCAACAAGTCTGTCAAAGCCCCGTTTTCTTTTTTGACAGTCAAAGCTATATATGGAAGAATCCACCTTCAAACACACCCGGAAAGAGTTGGCAATCTTAACATTCTTGAGGTTGGGAAACACAAAGCTTGAAATCCAACTCTGAAGATCGGTATTGTCTTCCTCAAAGTTGTAGAAGTAACTATCAAGCTAGATACAGAGAAACTAATCAGGACCAAATGCAGGTCAGCCTTATAGAAAGTGATTATTTCACAATATTAGTGTCCTacagtggcggacccaggattcAATGGTCCTGAGTGCTCACCTTAAAATTAGCAAAAAATATATTGCTTTGAATAGGATTCGAACTCTACTCCTTCATGGCTTAGCCTGAAGGCTACAACCTTTCAACCAAAGCACCAAGATCTTTAATTGCTTGTTGGGtgctatttattattttataccaaAAATTCAATATTTTCTATATGTCAACATAGAGTATCCTCCATGGTTAATGCGTGCTCAAGCACCAAAAATTGATACATGGGTCCGCCCCGGGTGTCTTatattgtaacgacccatttagtcgttatagtcttttaggcattgattagctcacttttgaccgaggagactgttgacacgcttcccgaggtgtctagaccggattcaggcaatttttgtgaaaatataggcttaaagtaaaaaatggttgacccaaagttgacttttgagcaaGTGAACTTTTGTCGgaatttcgtcgattccgagaggtccgatggtcgtttagaacttgtgtgtgtatttggttcggttcctaatgcacttggatgcatttcgggacttgggttcGGAATTTGGGATTAAGGCATCGgtagttgactcggtcaatgagacctctgttgcgaattctgaggccacgagcgcgtttgTAGCACGTTTTTATGTGGGTCTATGTGTATggcatgtgagcagatggcctcgggaactagaaaaaaaatcgaattgaattGTGAAATTTGGGAAgtattctggtgtctggtgcccgctttggcggcaccagcaccgcagcagCAGTACCGCTAGGGCGGTAACCCTGCCGCTGAAGCGATCTAAGCATTTTAGGCTTGACCGCTGGAGcggtcactactaaaaaaacagcgtttagtgacggacgtattccgtcactaatcagcatatatctgttgctaaacatgtgttgcgacggattagcgacggaATGTCGTCTGTTGCGATTTTGCGCGTTGCTAACCTATTAGCGACGGAAAAATGAAATCCGTAGCAAACTTAGCGACAGAGTAGCGACGTATGAAATCTGTTCCACATTATAGCAACGGATtattttgttgctattgttatgaattccgtgactaatttcatatttcatttcgtcgttttagtaaattagcgacgaaaactattgtcgctaatccgtcgcaaaatctttgaattatttgtgcctgcatttagcgacaatacaatgtttgtcgcagtctgtagcctactgttttccctctagcaacgaccaaaatccgtcgcaaatctgtcacaaatatttttcttccaatttttttttattttaaatacacctgttaacacatactaaatacaaagtaataaatacccttaaaataactgacattcacataaaataatatttataaaaaagattcaaaatagatagcgaaatcctaatcgttaagtccaaaacaccgacaacaccaagttgtcaactaccaaaagaacccacacatccatcaagtattgttagtgcataattttgttctttccaacaaaaagcagataactttgtgcttgagatccaagaccatatattcttcTCTTCCTTGTTCCCCTAGCAGCTTCGTAATATGCTTCACATTGATCAATATCAGACTGAGATCAACATCATTGCCCTTGGCATCCTGCAAAAATTAAAAGAGCTTTAGCCATCCGATATCTTGTCACGGTTACAGCTTAAGCCGTATAATCCTGAGAAAGAACTACTCTCAATCAATAATGTTTCATTACTTATCAACATCAAAACAGACTTGAAACCAAAACTTTAGACTATAAAGAAACTAAAACAAGCCCCACAAAATGCATATATCACAAGTTAATTGGCTGCTAGCACTAAGCTAATACCATATACCACAAGTTAATTGGCTGCTAGCACTAAGCTAATACCATATACCACAAGTTTACACCTTTTGCTCATGTTTTCCTTTCTATTTTACTGATAAGTTTAATCAATTGCATTAATAGCACTTAGATGGTTGGAAAATGTATACAATACACTATGCTTGTGTTGTTCAACCACATCCATTTTAACAAAATATCCCAATTATCTACACGTCATAGCTAGAACCCTTTACACCAAAACTATAAGTAACATGGAGAAAAGTATCCAAATGTTCAAGTATAAGAAAGGTATGATTTCCAGTGACCCTATTTCATAATTCATTAGTTTTGAATTTCATCTACTTACAGCTTCAATATCTTCTTCTGCCAAAGCTTGATAAACTCTAGATCTGCTCATAGGATTAATGCTCCC carries:
- the LOC132635349 gene encoding uncharacterized protein LOC132635349, with protein sequence MQGQPPDCILKDAKNTSKLSYSSLLGSINPMSRSRVYQALAEEDIEADAKGNDVDLSLILINVKHITKLLGEQGREEYMVLDLKHKVICFLLERTKLCTNNT